A single region of the Streptomyces sp. NBC_00236 genome encodes:
- a CDS encoding TetR/AcrR family transcriptional regulator, with the protein MTDTPATPRRRGAARTEELLQVTLDLSAEVGYAGLSIEAVARRAGVGKHTIYRRWPSMPALLLDALNRAWTSDLDYRDTGDVRADLREQFLRSGLTLSDPPIGPVYRAVIAEAQADSVLRATLHERFLATVEQSTLERITHAQRIGQLAAEANLEFAAEVLCGALYYRSLLSTRPIDENVVDGLLDMFMAAYGTGN; encoded by the coding sequence ATGACCGACACGCCAGCCACGCCGAGGCGCCGAGGCGCCGCTCGCACCGAAGAGCTGCTGCAGGTAACCCTCGACCTGTCCGCGGAAGTCGGTTACGCAGGCCTGAGCATCGAGGCGGTCGCCCGAAGGGCCGGGGTCGGAAAACACACGATCTACCGGCGCTGGCCGTCCATGCCGGCGCTGCTGCTCGACGCACTCAACCGCGCGTGGACCAGCGACCTGGACTACCGCGACACCGGGGACGTCCGCGCTGATTTGCGTGAACAGTTCCTGCGCTCGGGCCTCACCCTTTCCGACCCGCCGATCGGCCCGGTCTATCGGGCGGTCATCGCCGAGGCTCAGGCTGACTCGGTACTGCGGGCGACCCTGCACGAACGCTTCCTGGCCACCGTCGAGCAGAGCACTCTCGAGCGGATCACTCACGCCCAGCGCATCGGTCAACTGGCCGCGGAGGCGAACCTGGAGTTCGCTGCCGAGGTGCTGTGCGGCGCGCTGTACTACCGCAGCCTGCTGTCGACCCGACCCATCGATGAAAACGTGGTCGACGGACTGCTGGACATGTTCATGGCCGCCTACGGAACCGGTAACTAG
- a CDS encoding iron chaperone yields MRTNKSGTQEGFTAEERAAMKEHAQELKTAKRRSSHADKAAEAQRDVLAKIAEMQDSDRIMAERLHAVITAGAPVLAPKLWYGMPAYALDGKVVCFFQSAEKFKARYATLGFSDQAKLDEGTMWAAGFALTEVTAEVEAQVAALVKRAVS; encoded by the coding sequence ATGCGCACCAACAAGAGCGGCACACAAGAGGGATTCACGGCCGAGGAGCGGGCCGCGATGAAAGAGCACGCTCAAGAGCTGAAGACAGCCAAGCGCCGTAGCTCGCACGCGGACAAGGCGGCGGAGGCGCAGCGAGACGTGCTCGCGAAGATCGCCGAGATGCAGGACTCGGACCGGATCATGGCCGAGCGCCTTCACGCCGTGATCACAGCCGGCGCCCCGGTACTCGCGCCGAAGCTCTGGTACGGGATGCCCGCCTACGCGCTGGACGGCAAGGTCGTCTGCTTCTTTCAAAGCGCAGAGAAGTTCAAGGCGCGCTACGCGACGCTCGGGTTCAGTGACCAGGCGAAGCTGGACGAGGGCACGATGTGGGCGGCCGGATTCGCCCTGACCGAGGTGACGGCCGAGGTGGAGGCGCAGGTAGCTGCACTGGTGAAGCGGGCGGTGAGCTGA
- a CDS encoding nuclear transport factor 2 family protein, whose amino-acid sequence MSIATPDNTRTVVEELLRRIGEGDPEHIAEMYAEQGDWKLAWPEAEHGRTATPWIRHRSTRADAAAHYRELAEYHVPDHVATEVERILVDGSDAVVLGEIRQTARPTGRAYKARFALHLTVADGLVTRHHVYEDSLAVAQAFEAKDQ is encoded by the coding sequence ATGTCCATAGCCACACCGGACAACACGCGCACTGTGGTTGAGGAGCTGTTGCGCAGAATTGGCGAGGGTGACCCCGAGCACATCGCCGAGATGTATGCCGAGCAGGGTGATTGGAAGCTCGCCTGGCCGGAGGCCGAGCACGGCCGTACTGCCACACCGTGGATCCGTCACCGGTCCACCCGGGCCGACGCGGCCGCCCACTATCGCGAACTTGCCGAGTATCACGTGCCGGATCATGTGGCGACTGAGGTTGAGCGCATCCTTGTCGACGGAAGCGACGCGGTCGTGCTGGGCGAGATCCGTCAGACCGCCCGGCCCACCGGGCGTGCCTACAAGGCGCGGTTCGCTCTGCATCTCACCGTCGCAGACGGCCTTGTCACCCGGCACCATGTCTACGAGGACAGCCTGGCCGTCGCCCAGGCATTCGAGGCGAAGGATCAGTGA
- a CDS encoding response regulator transcription factor: MTTVLIADDQPMQRFGFRMLLESQDDMTVVGEAANGHEALQLVDRHQPDVALMDIRMPMLDGIEATRRIIRTGSRTRVLIVTTFDLDRYAYDGLRAGASGFLIKDALPEELLSGIRAVASGDAVVAPSLTRRLLDAYVQHLPATPGGPATPDARIEKLTDREREILTVIGQGWTNTEIAERFHVAESTVKTHVSRILAKTGARDRVQAVILAYDTHLVTAG, encoded by the coding sequence GTGACGACCGTGCTCATCGCGGACGACCAGCCGATGCAACGCTTCGGATTCCGCATGCTGTTGGAGAGCCAGGACGACATGACGGTCGTCGGCGAAGCCGCCAACGGCCACGAGGCCCTCCAGCTCGTCGACCGACACCAGCCGGACGTGGCCCTGATGGACATCCGCATGCCGATGCTCGACGGAATCGAGGCGACCCGCCGCATCATCAGGACCGGCTCCCGCACGCGCGTCCTCATCGTCACCACGTTCGACCTGGACCGCTACGCGTACGACGGGCTGCGCGCCGGCGCCAGCGGCTTCCTGATCAAGGACGCACTGCCCGAGGAGCTCCTCTCCGGCATCCGAGCCGTGGCGAGCGGCGACGCGGTGGTCGCCCCCAGCCTGACCCGCCGTCTCCTGGACGCATACGTACAGCACTTGCCGGCCACCCCCGGCGGACCCGCGACCCCGGACGCACGAATCGAGAAACTCACCGACCGGGAACGGGAGATCCTCACCGTCATCGGACAGGGCTGGACCAACACGGAAATCGCCGAACGCTTCCACGTAGCCGAGTCAACGGTAAAGACGCACGTCTCGCGCATTCTCGCGAAGACCGGAGCCAGGGACCGTGTTCAGGCGGTCATCCTGGCGTACGACACCCACCTGGTCACCGCGGGCTGA
- a CDS encoding sensor histidine kinase, whose protein sequence is MTDDDGTHRPAGAFPLTGHIQRHLQRVRAFDRRRPLVWDGLLTTFWVLFAVLDVSTGGWRTVALDRDVSTSLVLAMSVTFSAPLLWRRSHPLAVLLFMAPFSLVNIWTGAVIQAAFLQEIVVFNIALRQPMRTLAWSGAIVLAPLVIGSGHFPDDWNRVFVPHLYAFTFAALVGILVRTRKEYTEALVDRANRLELERDQQAQLAAAAERTRIAREMHDIIGHNLSVITGLADGGAYAAAKSPERAAQALDAIGTTSRQALAELRRLLGVLRDHPDRADRTPQPTLDDIDTLLDGVRNAGLPVRLRRRGTPPPVPLTAGRQLTVYRVVQEGLTNTLKHAATHESLAAEVTLTYRPKELEVLITDNGTPNPTAAPPTGTGQGITGMRERASLYDGTLEADRPAATGWQVRLRLPLEDSPS, encoded by the coding sequence GTGACGGACGACGACGGCACGCACCGCCCGGCGGGAGCCTTCCCGCTCACCGGGCACATCCAACGCCACCTCCAGCGCGTCCGCGCGTTCGACCGCCGCCGCCCCCTCGTCTGGGACGGTCTGCTCACCACGTTCTGGGTACTGTTCGCCGTCCTCGACGTCTCGACGGGCGGCTGGCGCACGGTCGCCCTCGACCGGGACGTGTCGACGTCGCTGGTCCTGGCGATGAGCGTGACGTTCTCCGCCCCGCTGCTGTGGCGCCGCAGCCATCCGCTGGCCGTGCTGCTGTTCATGGCGCCGTTCTCCCTGGTCAACATCTGGACGGGGGCGGTCATCCAGGCCGCGTTCCTCCAGGAGATCGTCGTCTTCAACATCGCGCTGCGGCAGCCCATGCGCACGCTGGCGTGGTCGGGCGCGATCGTGCTCGCCCCGCTCGTGATCGGATCGGGCCACTTCCCGGACGACTGGAACCGCGTCTTCGTCCCGCACCTGTACGCGTTCACGTTCGCCGCCCTCGTCGGCATCTTGGTGCGTACGCGCAAGGAGTACACGGAGGCCCTCGTCGACCGCGCCAACCGCCTGGAACTCGAACGCGACCAGCAGGCCCAGTTGGCAGCGGCCGCCGAACGGACCCGGATCGCCCGCGAGATGCACGACATCATCGGCCACAACCTCTCCGTGATCACGGGCCTCGCGGACGGCGGTGCCTACGCCGCGGCCAAGAGCCCCGAACGGGCCGCCCAGGCCCTGGACGCCATCGGCACCACCAGCCGCCAGGCCCTCGCCGAACTCCGCCGCCTGCTGGGCGTCCTGCGCGACCACCCGGACCGGGCCGACCGCACCCCGCAGCCCACACTCGACGACATCGACACGCTCCTGGACGGCGTACGCAACGCAGGCCTCCCCGTGCGCCTGCGCCGCCGCGGCACGCCCCCACCCGTCCCCCTCACCGCCGGACGCCAGCTGACGGTGTACCGGGTGGTTCAGGAGGGGCTGACGAACACGTTGAAGCACGCCGCCACCCATGAATCCCTGGCAGCCGAGGTCACGTTGACGTACCGTCCGAAGGAGCTGGAGGTCCTCATCACGGACAACGGCACCCCGAACCCCACCGCCGCCCCGCCCACCGGCACCGGTCAGGGCATCACGGGCATGCGCGAACGCGCCTCCCTGTACGACGGCACACTCGAAGCCGACCGCCCGGCCGCCACCGGCTGGCAGGTACGGCTCCGACTCCCTCTGGAGGACTCCCCCTCGTGA
- a CDS encoding ABC transporter permease, with the protein MTTTAPTPHPYRVTPARVLRSEWHKLHTLRSTWITLGSAAALVLAVGIVMGTTYTADGGDSDVDTVILVLYGTTLGTLCTVVLGILVTAGEYSSGMIRASLTAVPRRLPVLWAKAAVFTATVLGVMLATSLLTFVVAQLFLHDTDQAASLTDPGVLRAVAGNAVGATLLSLIALGLGALLRSVPGAIGAFIGAVMVLPEVLGMLPYDAVETAVRYFPTQAAGVLGSATPLPDAASAGGALLALVLWAAATLIAAAALLRHRDA; encoded by the coding sequence ATGACCACCACCGCACCCACCCCGCACCCCTACCGCGTCACACCCGCCCGCGTCCTGCGCTCCGAATGGCACAAGCTCCACACCCTGCGCTCCACCTGGATCACCCTGGGCTCGGCCGCCGCCCTCGTCCTCGCCGTCGGCATCGTCATGGGCACCACGTACACGGCGGACGGCGGCGACTCGGACGTCGACACGGTCATCCTGGTCCTCTACGGCACCACACTCGGCACGCTCTGCACGGTGGTGCTGGGCATCCTCGTCACCGCCGGGGAGTACTCCTCCGGCATGATCCGCGCCTCGCTCACCGCGGTCCCCCGCCGGCTCCCGGTCCTGTGGGCCAAGGCCGCCGTCTTCACCGCCACCGTCCTCGGCGTCATGCTGGCCACCTCACTGCTCACGTTCGTCGTCGCACAGCTCTTCCTCCACGACACGGACCAGGCGGCCTCCCTCACCGACCCCGGCGTGCTCCGGGCCGTGGCGGGCAATGCGGTCGGCGCCACCCTCCTCAGCCTCATCGCCCTCGGCCTCGGCGCCCTGCTCCGCTCGGTCCCGGGCGCGATCGGTGCCTTCATCGGAGCCGTCATGGTCCTGCCCGAGGTGCTCGGCATGCTCCCGTACGACGCCGTCGAAACCGCCGTCCGCTACTTCCCCACCCAGGCCGCCGGCGTCCTGGGCTCCGCGACTCCGCTCCCCGACGCCGCCTCCGCCGGCGGGGCCCTGCTCGCCCTCGTCCTGTGGGCGGCGGCCACACTGATCGCTGCAGCAGCCCTGCTACGACACCGCGACGCGTGA